A window of Vulgatibacter sp. genomic DNA:
GCAGGCGCCCCGCCGGAATGGCAGGCCCGGCGTCCTGGATCCGCACGGAGGCGAAGCCGCCCCGATCGCGGATCTCCACGGCGATCGCCCCCTTGCCGCCCTGGTTGCGGGCGGCGTTCTCGAGCAGGGCGCCGAGCGCCAGCGCGAGGCTCTCCGCGTCCGCCTCGATCTCCACCGCCCCCTCGCTGGTGAAGTGCACCGTCGCCTCGGAGCCGAAGGCGCGCACCGCCTGCTCCGCTGCGCGGACCAGCTCGTGGAGCTCGACGGGCCTGCACTCGAGCGGGCGCTGCTCCGCGGTCAGGCCGTGGACCGCCACCAGCTCCCGCGCCAGGCGCGCGGCCCGCTCCGCCACGAAGTGCAGGCGCTCGAGGATCTTGCGGTCGCGGTCGTCGCGGGGATCCCGCGCCAGGATCTGGACCCAGGCCTTGAGCGCCGTGGCAGGGGTGCGCAGCTCGTGGGCGGCAGCGGCGATGAACTCGTCCCGGAGCCGGAGGGTCTGCCGGACCCGGTCGTGGAGCCGGGCGTTCTCCACCGCTGCGGAGAAGATGTCGCCGAGGGCGGTGAGGAGGCGGACCTCGAGGGGGCCGAACTGGCGCGGGCTCGCGGAGCCCACCACGATCTCGCCCACCAGTTCGTCGCGGAGGAGGAGCGGCAGGCAGATCCCGCTCTGGAGCCGCGGAAGCGGGCGGAGCGGCGGGAGCGCAGCGGGATCCTCGAGGACGAGGAGCCGCTTCTCCCGCGCGGCGCGGGCAGCTGCCACCTGCGTATCGAAGGAGACCACCGCGACGTCCGCGATCTCGCCCTCGTCGAGGCCCGCGTGGTCGAGGAGCACCAGCTCCCGGCGGCGCCCGTCGGCGAGCCAGAGCACGACGAAGTCGGGGCGGAGCACGGCGCCGGTCTGCTCGACGATCACCCGGGCGACGCCGCCCAGCTCGAGCTCGCGCACCACCGCCCGGGAGGCGACCGCGATCGCCTGGAGCTCGGCATTCTGTGCCTCGAGGGTGCCGAGCACCTGCTGGAGCCGGCCCGCCATCGAGTTGAAGGTGCCGGCGAGGCTCTCCAGCTCGTCGCCGGTGTGGAGGTCGCTGCGCACCTGCAGATCGCCCCTGCCGAACGCTTCGAGCTGCACCGCCAGCTGCCGGATCGGCCGGACGATGTGGAGCCCCACGAGCGCGGCGCCGCCCATGGCGACGAGGCTCAATGCCACCATGAGCACGAGGCGATCGAGCTCCCGGCGCTCGATCGGCGCGAGGGCCGATGCAGTGGGCCGCACCACCCCGACCACCCAGCGCCAGGTCGGCGTCGGCACCAGCGCCAGGGCGACCGGGCGTTGCTGCAGGCCGACCGCGTCGGCGACGGCGAACTCCTCGGCCACGAGGATCCGCTCACCGCCGAGAGCCCTGCTGGTGGCGGCGAGCTTGCTCACGTCGACGGCGGCGTCGCCAGCGAGCACGTGGACGGTGTCGCAGCGGAAGGCGAGGCGGCCCGCCGGGTCGATGAGGAAGAGCTCGGCATCGTCGGGGAGCGGCAACCTCTGCAGCCGGCTCGCCAGCGTGCCGAGGTCGTAGCCCACCAGCACCGCGCCCACCGTGCGATCGCCCTGCCGGATCGGCGCCGAGGCCACCACCAGCGGCAGGCCGCGGCCCCGGGAGAACGCAGCGCCGGAGACGAGCCCCTCCCCGCGGTTGGCGAGCTCCACCGCGTCGACGAGGAGCTCGCCCACCTCCGAGCCCCGTGCCGGCAGGAGGTCGTCGCTGGTGCTGGCGATCGGCCTGCCGTCCTCGTCCACCACGGCGATCGCGTGGAGGTTGGGATCGCCGTTCAGCACCTCGTCGAGGAGCGGCTCGATCTGCAGCGGAGAGAGGGAGCGGACCGCAGCGTGCGTCGCGAGGAGGTCGGCGCTCTTCCGTGCTTCGGCGAGGTATTCGTCTGCGAGGATCGAGGCGGCATCCGCAGCGCCGCGCATCCCGCGGAAGGTCTCGTGCCGCAGCTCGTTCGCATCGGCCCGCCAGCCCAGGGCGAGCAGGACCAGCACCGGCAGGAGCGCGAGCAGAACGCCGAGCACCAGCTTTCCCGTGAGCTGCAGCGAGCCTCTCGTCTCCGGTGTCTTCCACATCGATGCGGGCGCCGCGAGCAGATCCCGGGCGCACCCGCTCAAGATAGCCATCCGGGCGCGGCGACGATCGGACCGCCAAGCATTCCGGGCGCGACACGGCCCGGCGCAGCGCGGTAGCTGGCCGGGCCGTGGTTGCGCCGTAGTTGCGCCGTGTCAGTCGGCGTAGAAGGACTCGCCCTTCGCCGCCATGTCGACGAGGAGCTGCGCCGGCTTGAAGCGCTGGCCGAGCTTCTGCTCCAGCTCGCGCATCCGCCGGACGATCTCGCCGACGCCTTCCGCGTCCATGTAGCGGAAGGGGCCGCCGCGGAAGGGCGGGAAGCCGAGGCCGAAGATCGCACCGATGTCGCCGTCGCGTGCGCTGCGGAGGATTCGCTGCTCGAGGCAGAGGGCCGCCTCGTTGCAGAACTGCAAGCCGAGGCGATCCTGGATCTCCCGCTTGTCGAAGCGTTTGCGCTTCTCGCCACCGGGAAGGAGCCGGTAGACGGTGGGATCGACGTGCTTCTTCTTCTCCCCGTAGGTGTAGAAGCCCTTGCCGTTCTTGCGCCCGAGGCGGCCATCGTCGATCACCTTCTGCAGCGCCTCCGGCGGCCGCATCCGCTCGCCGAAGGCTTCGAGCATCGTCTTCGACGCCTTCTGCGCCACGTCGATCCCCACCTCGTCGAGGAGCATGATCGGGCCGACGGGGAAGCCCCAGTCGACCATCGCCTCGTCCACCTGGTGGATGTCGGCGCCCTCGGAGAGGAGCCAGGCGGCCTCGTTCACGTAGGGGCCGAGGATGCGCGAGGTGTAGAAGCCGGGCCCGTCGTTGACGACGATGACCGTCTTGCCCTGGGCCTTGCCCAGCGCCACCGCGGTAGCGGTGACCCAGGGGGCGGTCTTCTCCCCGTTGATCACCTCGAGGAGCGGCATCTTGTGGACCGGGGAGAAGTAGTGCATCCCCACCACCGTCTCCGGCCACTTCGACGCCTCGGCGAGCTTGGTGATCGGCAGCGTCGAGGTATTCGAGGCGAAGATCGCATCGTCGCGCGTCACCGCCTCGATGTCCCGGATCACGCGGTGCTTGAGGGCGAGGTCCTCGAAGACCGCCTCGATCACCACGTCGGCGCCCTGCAGCCCCTCGTAGCCGCTGGTGCCGGTGAGGCGCGCCATCACCTCCTCGCGATCGAGGCGGGTGATGCTCCTTCGCTTCACCCGCTCGTCGAGGATGCCGCGCACGTAGGCGTAGCCGCGGCCGAGCCCCTCGTCGTCGCGCTCCTTGAGCCGGACCGGCTTCCCGGCCACCGCGCTGGTGACGTAGGCGATGCCGCCGCCCATGAGGCCGCCGCCGAGGACCGCCACCTGCTTCACCGCCTTCGGCTGCACCGAGGGGTCGTCGACGCCGCTGTCCTTCTTGAGCGCGTTCTGGGCGAAGAAGACCCGCACCAACTGCTTCGAGACGTCGGTGGTGACCAGCTGGCCGAAGAGCTCCGCCTCCTTCTGCAGGCCCTTCTCCATCCCCGACTCGAGGCCGGTGCGCACCGCCTCGATCGCAGCGGGGATCGCCGGGTAGTTGCCGCGGCTCTTCTTGAGCGCCTGCTTCTCCGCCTGGCGGAAGAGGATGCGCCTGCCCACCGGGTTCTCCTCCAGGGCGAGCGCCATGAGCGCCTGCTGATCCGCCTTGCCCTTCTTGAGCTGCGCGATCAGCGCCTCGTGGCCCCGGAGCGGCAGCCGCCTGCCGCCGCCGAACGCCGCGGCGCGCTCCTTCGCCACCTGCAGGAGCAGCGGCTGCGGCACCACCTCGTCGACGATCCCGAGCTTCCAGGCCTTCTTCGCCTTGAGCTGCTTGCCGGTGAGGATGAGGCCGAGCGCCTGCTGCGCGCCGATGAGCCGGGGCAACCGCTGGGTGCCGCCGGCGCCGGGGATCAGGCCGAGCATCACCTCGGGGAGGCCGAGGGCGGTCTTCCTGTTCTCGGTGGCGACGCGGTAGTGGCAGGCGAGCGCCAGCTCGAGGCCGCCGCCGAGGGCGGCGCCGTCGATCGCCGCGATCACCGGCTTGGGCGAAGCGGCGATCTGGTCGAGCATCTGCTGGCCGCCGCGGGAGAGGTCGGTCGCCTCCCGGGCGGACTGGCAGCGCTGGAGCATCTCGATCTTCGCGCCGGCGATGAAATTGTCCTTCTTGCCCGAGGTGAGGACGATCGCCTTCACCTTCGGATCGTCCTGCAACGTGGGCCAGAGCCGCCGCATCTCCTCCTGCAGCTCGTCGGAGAGGGTGTTCACCGACTCGCCCGGCTCGTCGAGGGTGACGACGGCGACCCCGTCGCCGTCGATCGCGACGCGGAAGAAGCGGTACTCGATATCGCGGGTGGCACGTGCCATCACTGCCGCTCCAGGACGGTGGCGGCGCCGAGGCCGCCAGCAGCGCAAAGGGTGACGAGGCCGAACTGCCGGTCGCGGCGCTTCAGCTCGTTGAGGGTGCTCAGGATCATCCGGGCGCCGGTGGCGGCGAAGGGGTGGCCGAGGGCGATCGAGCCCCCGTTGACGTTGAGCTTGCTCTCGTCGACGCTGCCCACCGCCTCGCTGCGGCCCAGGCGCTCCTCGGCGAATTTCTTCGATTCGAAGGCCTGGAGGATCGAGAGGACCACCGCGGCGAAGGCCTCGTGAATCTCGACCACGTCCATCTCCTGCAGCGTGAGGCCGGCGCGATCGAGGGCCTTCGGCGTGGCGAAGGCGGGCCCGAGCAGCATCTGCCCCTTCGGATCGAGGGCGGTGAAGGCGTAGGAGCGCAGGTAGCCGAGGGGCTCGTAGCCCAGGGCCTTCGCCTTCTCCTCGCTCATCAGCAGCAGCGCCGAGGCGCCGTCGGTGAGGCCGGAGGCGTTGGCGGCGGTGATGGTGCCGTATCTGCGGTCGAAGACGGGCTTGAGCTGCGCCATCTTCTCGAGGGCAGTGTCCTTGCGGACGAAGTCGTCCTCGGCGGCGGCGTGGGTGTAGCGCGGCGGCACGACGACGTGCATCACCTCCTGCGCGTACTTCCCTTCTGCCCACGCCTTCGCCGCGTTGTCGTGGGAGCGCTTGGCGAAGCGATCCTGCGCCTCGCGGGAGATGCCGTTCTCCTGCGCCATCTTCTCCGCGCTCTCGCCCATGGTCAGCCCGGTGGAGGGCTCCTTGAGCGCCGGCGGAATCGGCAGCAGGTCCCTCGCGGAGAGGTGGGCGAAGCTCTTCAGCTTCGAGGAAATGTCCCTCGCGCGGGAGGCGGCGACGAGGGCGTCCGCCAGGGGCCGCGAGACGGTGAAGGGGATGTCCGAGAGACATTCGGCGCCGCCGGCGATGGCCACGTCGGCGTTGCCGAGGGCGATCTGGTCCGCAGCCGAGACGAAGGACTGCACCGAGGTGGCGCAGGCGCGGGAGACCGACCAGGCGTCCACCTCCTGCGGCAGGCCGGTGCCGAGCACGATCTCCCGGGCGATGTTGGGGGCGCTGACCGAGGGAACGACCTGGCCGTAGACGAGCAGATCGATCGAGTCCCGGTCGAGGTTGGTGCGGGCGACGAGCTCGCTGACCACCGTCTTGCCGAGATCGAGGGCGGTGAGCTTTCCGAAGACGCCGTTCGCCTTCACGAAGGGCGTCCGCAGGCCGGCGACGATGGCGACCCGCCTCGTCGTCTGCCCGCCTGCCTTGCCTTTGGCGGCCATGGTTCCTCCAATGCGCGGGGAAGGGGTAGTTCTAGGCACGGCTAACGCCCCGCGTCAAACCCGACTGAATGGTCACTCAGTCGCGTCGATGCAAGTACGCGTGATCGGCGAAGGGGCGCCGGGTGGGCCGCCCTGCGCGCTGGCAGGCGGCTTCCCGACACCGCCCGAGCCCGTCGGAGGTCGCCTCCCTGACAGCCTTTTGGCAGGGGTCGCCAGAAAGTTTTCAGGGCGGGAGCGCTGCCGTCCGGCGGCACCATGGTGCTCGCCCGCTCCGTATGCAAGTCCCCGGGATCAGGCGCTTCTGCCCTGCGCATGCGCCCCCCGGGCACGGGCTTTCGCCACCGTCCCGGGGCGCATTGGGGACCATCCGGCAGCAGGGCTGCCACGATTCGGACCACCGTGCTCCACCAGTGGAAGATTGATCACAACCCGGCATCCCCAGTAGCATTCCCCCCTCTCTCGGTTAGTAGCCGAACGACTTTCTTGTTCCAGGGGGTGGGTGTGCCCTCGGGAGGAGACAGAAAGATGTCGAGATCTTTTGCGAAAATGGCGGTCCTCCTCGCCTGCCTGGGTCTCTTCGCCTGTGGCGAAGAGGCCAACGGTGGCGGCACGGGCGGCACCGGCGCCACCGGCGGTACCGGTGGCACGGGTGGCACCGGCGGCTCTGACGATCCGTTCTGTGGAAATGGCATCCAGGAAGAGGGCGAGGAGTGCGACGACGCCAATCGGGACAATACCGACGCGTGCCTCGACACCTGCCGGCTGGCTTCTTGTGGTGACGGCTTCGTGCGGACCGCCGGGGACGACCCGGAAGAGTGCGACGGCGGCGCCACCAACAGCGACACCGAGCCCGACTCGTGCCGCACCGACTGCCGCTTCGCCTATTGCGGCGACGGCGTGATGGACGACGGCGAGGATTGCGACGCCGGTGACGCGAACAGCGACACCGAGGCGGGTGCCTGCCGCACCGACTGCCGGGCTGCCTTCTGCGGCGACGGCGTCGTGGATCCGGGCGAGAGCTGCGACGACGGCAACCTCGACAACGACGACGCCTGCCGCAACGACTGCAGCGCGCCGGTCTGCGGCGACGGCATCGTCGACTTCAACGAGGATTGCGACGACGCCAACGACGACAACACCGACTCCTGCACCGACAGCTGCCGGAACAACGTGTGCGGCGACGGCCACACCTGGGAAGGCATCGAGGCCTGCGACTGGGGTGACCCGTCCTTCAACGGCGACTGCACCACGGCGTGCGAGTTCAACGTCTGCGGCGACGGCTTCCTGCATCCGAACCCGACCGTCGAGGCCTGCGAGCCCAGCCTCAACCGCGACTGCCGCTCGAACTGCACCCTCCCCAACTGCGGCGACGGCATCCCCGACAGCGCACAGGGCGAGGCCTGCGACGACGGCAACGAGGATCCGACGGACGCCTGCGTCAACTGCGTCTGGGCGGTCTGCGGCGACGGCAACACCCGCACCGGCGTCGAGCAGTGTGATCCGCTCGATCCCAACGCACCCGCCAACTGCCGCCAGAACTGCACCATCCCCCGCTGCGGCGATCGCATCGTCGACGAGGGTGAGGCGTGCGACGACGGCAATACCAACGAGAACGACGGCTGCCTGAGCACCTGCGAGGTCAACACCTGCGGCGACGGCCACGTGTGGACCGGCGTCGAGCAGTGCGACCAGGGCGTCGACAACAGCGACACCGCGCCGGACACCTGCCGCACCGATTGCCGCCTCCCGACCTGCGGTGACGGCGTGCAGGATACCGGCGAGGTCTGCGACGACGGCAACACCGCCAACAACGACGAGTGCCTCGGCACCTGCCTCGCCTTCAACACCTGCGGCGACGGCTTCCTCAACACCGGCGTCGAGGAATGCGACGACGGCAACGCCAGCGACACCGACGCCTGCGTCACCGGTTGCATGATCGCCACCTGCGGCGACGGCTTCGTCCGCGCCAACGTCGAGGAGTGCGACCCGGCTGCCCCCGGCGCTCCCGCCGACTGCCGTGACGCCACCCACGCCTCGCCCTGCACCATCCCGGTCTGCGGCGACGGCTTCATCGACGCGAACGAGACCTGCGACGACGGCAACACCGTCGACACCGACGGCTGCCGCGCCACCTGCGTGCCCAACGTCTGCGGCGACGGCGTGATCAACACCGGCGTCGAGCTCTGCGACGACGGCAACACCGACAACAACGACAGCTGCCTCTCGCCGAGCTGCACCCCCGCCACCACGCCCTTCGTCTTCGCCGGCTTCGCCGACCTCGAGGCGACCATGCGCGGTGCGGTGAGCTACCAGACCCAGGTGCCCAGCACCTTCGACGCCGCTGCGCTCCTGCAGTGGAAGGTCACCGTCCTCAACGGCACCACCCCCGTGGCCGGCGTTCGCGCCTTCCACCCGGGCACCTCGCCCTCGACGACGCACACCGACTGGGTCGACTACCTCGAGACCGACGCCTCCGGCGTGATCCTCTACCCGGCAGCTCCTGCCACCGCCGCCGACCTCGGCCTCGACCAGGCCAACGGCGCCACGGTGACCCTGAGCGCGCTCTTCAACACCGCCGGCAGCTACAACGTCGCGGTGGAGCTGGTGAACACCTCGGCCAGCAACGTCGTGGTCGGCAGCGGCGCCACCGCAGCCACCGTCGGCGAGAAGAAGCTGAACGTCACCTTCGCAGGCTTCGACTCGGTCCGCGAGCAGGTCCGCAGCCTGACCTCGGTCGCCGCGACGCTGCACAGCAGCATCGACCCGACCCGCATGGTCCAGTGGCATGCCTCCGTGACCGAGGGCACCACCCCCGTCGCCGGCGTGCAGGCCTACTACCAGGGCACCAGCACCTCGACCGACCACACCACCTGGACCGACGTCTTCACCACCGATGCGAACGGTGAGGCGACCTTCGGCCCCACCGGCGGCTTCCCCGCTGCCGGCCTCCAGGGTGCGGGCATCACCACCGAGTTCAGCCTGCTGGTGCAGACGGCGGGTGACTACACCCTCCGCCTCGAACTCCGCGACGCGGTCACCGGCGAGCTCCTCGGCCACGCCACCTCGCCGGTGACGGTGAGCTACGAGCGGCTGGTCTCCACCTTCACCGACTGGAGCGGCTTCGGCGACGGCATCCGCAAGGCGGCCTCGGTCCACTTCGATCTCGACGACCGCTACACCGCGGCGACCACCGGCAAGTGGCTCATCTCGGTGACCGACGGCAGCGATGCCCCGGTGGCCGGTGCGAAGTTCTACTTCCAGGGGACCTCGAGCTCGACCAACCACGCCGACTGGATCGACGTGGTGACCACCGACACGACCGGTGTGGCGACCTTCGACAGCGGCTTCGCCATCACCAGCATCCAGGGCGCCGGCGCCGATTACGCCTTCAGCGTGGCGATCCCCGGCACCGGTGACCGCACCGTGCGCTTCACGCTGGTCGACGCCACCACCGACGTGGCCATCGACAGCGACAGCGTCGAGATGACGGTTGCCCCCTCGGTGACGGTGGGCTTCAGCGGCTACGGCCTCACCGCCAACGTGCGCGGCGCCACCAACCACGTGGCCACGCTCCACAGCTCGTTCGACTCGACGGCGTCGGTCGAGTGGCGCTTCACGGTGACCAACGGCACCGCCGGCGTCCAGGGCGTGACCTTCTACTACCCGGTGCCCGGCGACGGCTTCAACCACACCAGCTGGATGACCAACGAGGTCACCGACATCGACGGCGCCGCGGTCTTCCCGGCCTTCGCCGCCTCGAGCACCGCGCTCCAGACGGCAGCCGGCGAGACCTATCCGTTCTCGGTGCTGGTGCCGGCCGCCGGTACCTACACCCTCGCGGCGGAGCTCGTGCTCACGGGCACCTCGACGGTCGTCGGTGGCAGCACCACCACCGTGACGGTGCAGTAAGCAGCGGCGTCGGGGTCTGCCGCTAGCGGCCGGCCCCGGAGCCGAACGGAAACGGCGCCTTCCCTCGCGGGGAGGCGCCGTTTCCCGTTCCTGCGTTCGCGGTCGTGGCCTGCCTCAGGGCAGGTCGGCCGGATCGATCGTGTCCCGCTCCGTGGGCTGGGCGGTGAGCTCGCGATCCTCGTCGGCGGGCTGGCCCGGCCAGCGCTCGACCCGGTCCGGGACGATGTCGTCCGGACGGTCGGGCTCGTCCTCGATCGGCCGGGGCAGGCCGCCGGTCAGGTCGGCGCCCCAATAGTCGACGCCATTGCCTGCATCGCCGACGTCGGCCTCACCCATGTTGGCGTCGCGGCCGGTGAGCTCGCGGGTGACCTCACCGCGGTCACCGGTCGGAAGCAGCGGATCCCGGCGCTTCATCGTCTCGCTCCTCTCCATGCGGGTCGCCCCGCTCCTACCCACAGGGTGGGATCGGAATGCGGCGCCGGCAACGGAGGCGGGGATCGGAACCGGAGGGCCCGCACCGTCGACGGATGGCGGCCCGGTCCCTAAGCTGGCGGGCATGCGCTACCACCACCACCGCGTCCCCGTGCAGAGCGAAGTCCTGCGCGGCAACCCGCTCGGCGATCCGACCGAGCGCACCCTCCACCTCCTGGCGCCCGTGGAGGTCGGCGCGGATCCGCTGCCCGTGATCTGGATTCTCCCCGGCTACAGCGGCACCGCCGAGGCGCAGCTCGCTTCCGATCCCTGGAGCCCGGGGCTGCACCAGCGGGTGGAGAAGCTGGCGGCAGAGGGGATGCCCGACGCGATCATCGCCGTGCCCGACTTCTTCACCTCCCTCGGCGGCTGCCAATACCTGAGCAGCCCTGCGGTGGGCCGCTACGAGGAGCACCTCTGGCAGGAGCTCCGCCCCGCCGTCGAGGCGCGCTTCCCCGCCGGGAAGAACGGGCTGGCGGGCAAATCGTCCGGGGGCTTCGGCGCGCTGCTCCACGCCATCCGCCACCCGCGGCAGGTGCACGCGGTGGCCTGCCACTCCGGCGACATGTGCTTCGAATACGCCTACCTCGCCGACCTGCCGAAGCTCGCCGGCACGCTGGAGAAGTACGGCGGCGTCGAAGCCTTCCTCGCGGCCTTCGCCAGCGACCCGAAGAGGCGGGAGGGCAAGTGGATCGGCCCCTTGAACGTGCTCTGCATGGCGGCGGTCTACTCGCCCGATCCGCAGGCGCCACGGGGGATCGGCCTGCCCTTCGACCCCGCCACGGCAGCGCTGCTGCCCGACGTCTGGGAGAGGTGGCTCGCCTTCGATCCCGTCCGGCTCGCGCAGGATCCGGCGGTGCTCGAGCGCCTGAAGCAGCTCGACCTGCTCTTCCTCGATTGCGGCAGCCGCGACGAGTACCACCTGCAGTGGGGGCTGCGGCAGCTCGTGGCGAGGCTACGCGCCGCCGGCGTGCCCCACGAGCACGAGGAATTCGACGATGGGCATCGGGGCACGAGCTACCGCTACGAGGTCTCGCTGCCGAAGCTGGTCCGGGCGCTGCGGCGCTGACCGCGGGCTGCGTCCTTCAGTTGCAGCAGCTCTGCGGGATCTTGCAGCGCGGGCAGATCATGTGGGCGTGCTCCCAGTGGTATTGCGCGCCGCAGACCGGGCAGATCGATTCGGTGTCCGGGACGGCGCAGCTGCTGGTCCGCTCGTGCTCGCTTGCGGGCTGGGTGCTCTCGTTCGGCTGGTTGTCCGGCTGCTTCATGGTGTCTCGGTCTACCACGAGGAGAGCAGGCCGCGGCTCTTCACCTCGCGGCTCACCCGCGGCCGGACGTGGGCCTCGTCCGGCAGCAGGAAACGTTCGCCGGGGAAGAGCGCGTAGACGCGATCGGTGAGCCCCTGCCAGCTGGCCGAGCGCACCAGGTCCTCGCGCGGCGTGTCGTAGCCCGACCAGTTGCCGTAGTAGGCCTCGAAGTGGATGGGGATCATGAACCGGGCGCCCACGTCCCGGAAGATCGCCAGCGCCTCGGTGGGATTGGCGTGTTTGGGATTGCCCCAGGTGCTGCCGCGGTAGGGCGCGATCGGGACGAAGGCCACGTCGATCCCTGGGAAGCGCGCGCCGATCTCCTTGAACATCTCGGGGTGGTAGCCGGTGTCGCCGGCGAAGAAGACCGTGCGTCCCGCTCCCTCGATCACGTAGCCGCTGTAGGCGTCGTTCCAGGCCGAATCGATCCCGTAGCGTCCGCCGAAGTGCTGCACCGGCACCGCGGTGATCGAGACGCCGGAGACCTCGACCTTCTGCCACGGCGCCAGGGCCTCGCGGCGCCGCTGGGGCAGGCTGCCCGCGTAGGGCTCGCCGCCAGCCGGATAGAAGAGCGCGGTGGTGGGCAGCAGCTGGTGCAGCGTCGGCCTGTCGAAATGGTCGAAGTGCATGTGGCTGGCGATCGCCGCGTGGACGAAGGGCAACTCCCGCACGGTGGCGGAGGGCGGCGTATCCCGCGGCACCACGTAGAGCGTGCCGGCGAAGTTGGGATCGGTGAGCAGGTGCACCCCCCCAAAGCGGAGCAGCACCGTGGCGTGCCCGATCCAGACGGCGCTGAAGGCGACCTCGGGGTCGTCCACGGGCAGGCCCTGCACGGCGGGCGGGCGGTGCAGCGCGGCGCAGGCGGCGCCAGCGAGGAGCGCGGCACAGGCGAGGATCCAGCGGCTCTTCATCACCTCTACCTAATCGACGAGCGACCGGTGCGCAGCCCGCAGGCGGGTGCCATGCCCCACGATGCGCCAGCGACCTGTCGAGTGCACGCCAGAGCGCCACACCGGCGGCTTTCCGGCGGCAAGTGCGGAGGTCATGGAGCACCCCGGGGCCCGGCTTGCAATCCGCACCCCGACGCCACTACCTTGCCGGCTTTTTTTCGCGGAGGTCTCGAGTGGCAGGGGTGCGGGTCGGCGTGGATTTCGGAACCTCCAACAGCGCGGCGGCGCTTCCCGGGCCCCGGCCCGGGGCGCCCGCCCGCGTGATCGCCGTAGATCCGGCGGGCGAGGACGCGCGCCTCTTCCGCAGTGTCCTCTACTTCCCCGACGGGAGCCGCGAGACGCTGGCCGGCGGCGAGGCGATCGTCCGCTACCTCGACGAGATCGACGGCCGCTTCATCCAGTCCGCCAAGAGCTTCCTCCCCTCGACCAGCTTCCACGCCACCGAGGTAAGGGGACGCAGCCTGCGGCTCGAGGAGCTGGTGGCGATCGTCCTGCGGCGGATGCGGGAGCGGATCGAGGAGGAGGCAGGCGGGCCGGTGGAGCGGGTGGTCTTCGGCAGGCCCGCGGTCTTCTCCACCGAGCCGGAGAAGGATCGGATCGCCGAGGAGCGCCTCTGCCGGGCAGCGGAGATCGCGGGCTTCCCCACCCCGACCTTCCTGATCGAGCCCATCGCCGCTGCGCTCGGCTACGAGGCGGGGCTCGACCACGACGAGGTGGTGCTCGTCGGCGACTTCGGCGCCGGCACCAGCGACTTCACGCTGATGCGCCTCGGCCCCTCGCGCACCGAGAACGTCGACCGCCGGGAGGACGTGATCGCCTCCACCGGCGTCTACGTCGGCGGCGACAATTTCGACGCAGCCATCGTCGAGAACCGCCTCCTGCAGCGCTTCGGCGAGGGCACGACCTACAAGGCCTTCACCCAGCGGATGCCCATGCCCACCTGGATGCCGCGCAAGCTCCTCGCCTGGCACGAGCTGGCGCTGCTCCGCGAACGGAGCACCCTCGAGTTCCTCCGCAAGGCGGTGGTCACCGCCGATGATCCGACCGCGGTGCAGAACCTGGTCACGCTGATCGAGGACAACCTCGCCTACCAGCTCTACCGTGCGGTCGAGGCGGCGAAGCGCAGGCTCGGCGAGGAGGAGGAGGCGGCGGTCTCCTTCCA
This region includes:
- a CDS encoding DUF4215 domain-containing protein, which encodes MSRSFAKMAVLLACLGLFACGEEANGGGTGGTGATGGTGGTGGTGGSDDPFCGNGIQEEGEECDDANRDNTDACLDTCRLASCGDGFVRTAGDDPEECDGGATNSDTEPDSCRTDCRFAYCGDGVMDDGEDCDAGDANSDTEAGACRTDCRAAFCGDGVVDPGESCDDGNLDNDDACRNDCSAPVCGDGIVDFNEDCDDANDDNTDSCTDSCRNNVCGDGHTWEGIEACDWGDPSFNGDCTTACEFNVCGDGFLHPNPTVEACEPSLNRDCRSNCTLPNCGDGIPDSAQGEACDDGNEDPTDACVNCVWAVCGDGNTRTGVEQCDPLDPNAPANCRQNCTIPRCGDRIVDEGEACDDGNTNENDGCLSTCEVNTCGDGHVWTGVEQCDQGVDNSDTAPDTCRTDCRLPTCGDGVQDTGEVCDDGNTANNDECLGTCLAFNTCGDGFLNTGVEECDDGNASDTDACVTGCMIATCGDGFVRANVEECDPAAPGAPADCRDATHASPCTIPVCGDGFIDANETCDDGNTVDTDGCRATCVPNVCGDGVINTGVELCDDGNTDNNDSCLSPSCTPATTPFVFAGFADLEATMRGAVSYQTQVPSTFDAAALLQWKVTVLNGTTPVAGVRAFHPGTSPSTTHTDWVDYLETDASGVILYPAAPATAADLGLDQANGATVTLSALFNTAGSYNVAVELVNTSASNVVVGSGATAATVGEKKLNVTFAGFDSVREQVRSLTSVAATLHSSIDPTRMVQWHASVTEGTTPVAGVQAYYQGTSTSTDHTTWTDVFTTDANGEATFGPTGGFPAAGLQGAGITTEFSLLVQTAGDYTLRLELRDAVTGELLGHATSPVTVSYERLVSTFTDWSGFGDGIRKAASVHFDLDDRYTAATTGKWLISVTDGSDAPVAGAKFYFQGTSSSTNHADWIDVVTTDTTGVATFDSGFAITSIQGAGADYAFSVAIPGTGDRTVRFTLVDATTDVAIDSDSVEMTVAPSVTVGFSGYGLTANVRGATNHVATLHSSFDSTASVEWRFTVTNGTAGVQGVTFYYPVPGDGFNHTSWMTNEVTDIDGAAVFPAFAASSTALQTAAGETYPFSVLVPAAGTYTLAAELVLTGTSTVVGGSTTTVTVQ
- a CDS encoding alpha/beta hydrolase-fold protein; this translates as MRYHHHRVPVQSEVLRGNPLGDPTERTLHLLAPVEVGADPLPVIWILPGYSGTAEAQLASDPWSPGLHQRVEKLAAEGMPDAIIAVPDFFTSLGGCQYLSSPAVGRYEEHLWQELRPAVEARFPAGKNGLAGKSSGGFGALLHAIRHPRQVHAVACHSGDMCFEYAYLADLPKLAGTLEKYGGVEAFLAAFASDPKRREGKWIGPLNVLCMAAVYSPDPQAPRGIGLPFDPATAALLPDVWERWLAFDPVRLAQDPAVLERLKQLDLLFLDCGSRDEYHLQWGLRQLVARLRAAGVPHEHEEFDDGHRGTSYRYEVSLPKLVRALRR
- a CDS encoding MBL fold metallo-hydrolase; amino-acid sequence: MKSRWILACAALLAGAACAALHRPPAVQGLPVDDPEVAFSAVWIGHATVLLRFGGVHLLTDPNFAGTLYVVPRDTPPSATVRELPFVHAAIASHMHFDHFDRPTLHQLLPTTALFYPAGGEPYAGSLPQRRREALAPWQKVEVSGVSITAVPVQHFGGRYGIDSAWNDAYSGYVIEGAGRTVFFAGDTGYHPEMFKEIGARFPGIDVAFVPIAPYRGSTWGNPKHANPTEALAIFRDVGARFMIPIHFEAYYGNWSGYDTPREDLVRSASWQGLTDRVYALFPGERFLLPDEAHVRPRVSREVKSRGLLSSW
- a CDS encoding Hsp70 family protein, giving the protein MAGVRVGVDFGTSNSAAALPGPRPGAPARVIAVDPAGEDARLFRSVLYFPDGSRETLAGGEAIVRYLDEIDGRFIQSAKSFLPSTSFHATEVRGRSLRLEELVAIVLRRMRERIEEEAGGPVERVVFGRPAVFSTEPEKDRIAEERLCRAAEIAGFPTPTFLIEPIAAALGYEAGLDHDEVVLVGDFGAGTSDFTLMRLGPSRTENVDRREDVIASTGVYVGGDNFDAAIVENRLLQRFGEGTTYKAFTQRMPMPTWMPRKLLAWHELALLRERSTLEFLRKAVVTADDPTAVQNLVTLIEDNLAYQLYRAVEAAKRRLGEEEEAAVSFHEGGIEVEELVTRADFESWTAPLRAQLEASVDRVLEQAGGVEPDAIFLTGGTSKIPAVRRIFEERFGADRIRSGDAFTSVVAGLGRAAAG